CTAATTCAAAGCCATCTCCAAATTCAATACCTTTTACAGCACCAATACTCATAAGAGCCCCTGCTAAACGGGCGTCTAATTTGGCAAAGACAGGGTCTCCAAGTCCTGGAGGGATTCCATGTATTTCGAGTTGGATGATTCCTCCGACAGAGTCTCCATCTTTTCTTGCTTTCAAAATTTCTTCTTCCATAATTTTGGCGGCTTCTGGGTCTTTACATCGCACGGGATTATTTTCGATATTTTCATAAGACCCTTCGAGTAAACACGATTTACCTGCAATTTCAACAGAATGGGCAATTATTTTGATACCTTTCCTTTCAAGGATTTTTTTTGCAATAGCACCACAAGCAACTCTACATGCCGTTTCACGCCCCGAAGACCTTCCACCACCTCGATGGTCACGAATGCCGTATTTTACATAAAAAGTAAAGTCAGCATGACCGGGACGAAAAACATTTTTAAGTTCATCGTAGTGATGGGACTTTTGGTCTTCATTATAGATAATTAATCCTATAGGTGCCCCTGTAGTTTTTCCTTCAAAAATACCCGAAAGTATATGGACTTTGTCTGATTCTTTTCTTCGAGTAGTTATGGAACTTTGACCAGGTTTACGGCGGTCCAATTCCTTTTGTATATCTTCTTCAGATATTTCTATGCCTGGACGAACGCCATCCATGATAGCCCCAATTGCAGGCCCATGACTTTCTCCGAATGTTGTTATTCGAATTATTTCTCCAAATGTATTGGCAGACCTTGTGTGTATGGCAAGTTCTTCTCCTATGCGACTTACGACTAATTGAGCGATATCGTGAGGGTCACCTACGGATGTGTCAATTAAAACATCTGCAAAAGGCTGGAGTATTTCTTCGCGTAAGGATAATTCATCATAATATTTTTGTTCGGGATTGTCATAATCTAATAACCATGGGGGAATACCTTGTTCAGAAATTCTTTGCCATAAAATTTTTTTGTTGGCAGTGAGATAGATGAGTAAGGAATTATTTCGGATTTTGCGGCGATTGGGAGGATTCAACATTATAGAACCGCCCGTAATTATAAGGCACCAATCCATATATGCAACTTCCTGGGCTACTTTTTTTTCCAATTCACGGAAATAATTTTCCCCTTTGTCAATAAAAATTTGTCTGCAAGTTTTTCTTTCGCCGGTATTTTCAAAATAAAGATTTTCAATCATTTCGTCTGTTTCAAAATATGTTAAGTTTGTAATTTCGGCGACAAGTTTTCCTATGGTTGTTTTTCCAGCCCCTTTAGGACCCATAATTACTAATTTCAAATTTACTCTCCTTATAGTTTATCTTTAATTCCATTCAACTATATTCATTCAATTACATGAGCATTTCCGCCAATAGATTTAAGTGATTCGAGAAATGTTGGAAAAGTAACATTGACGGCTTCATAACCATCTATAATGGTTGTTCCATCAAGCATGGTGCCGGCAATAGCAAGAGCCATTACTACACGATGGTCGCCATGCCCATTAACATATCCCGAGTGCATACGCGATTCTTCAATTTCTAATCCATCCGGTAATTCAGTAATTTTTGCACCTAATTTTGATAGTTCTTCTTTCATTACAGAAATACGGTCTGTCTCTTTAAGTCTTGCCTGGGGAACATTGTATAATCTTGTTTTATTCGAGGCGAAACATGACAGCACAGCCATCATGGGTAATGCGTCCGGAGTTGCATTCAAATCAATTTCTGCTCCTTTTAATTGCTGGGCACTAACATGTATTCCATTATCTTTTATGTCTATGTTAGCCCCCATCTGTTTCAGATATTCCAATACGAGTTTATCACCCTGTGTATCGTTAACATCCAGACCTAAACAGAGAACATCATTATTCGGTAAAGCACCTGCACAAAGAAAAAACGTAGCTGAAGAGAAATCTCCCGGGATTTGTTTATTGACTGTTTTATATTTTTGTTTTCCCGAAATTTTAATTTTTTTAAATTCTGTATCATAATTTACGGATATACCGTGTTCTTTAAGCTAGGCTAATGTCATTTCTACATAGGGTTTTTCATAAAGTAAAGGGACATTTAGAATAGTGTCGTTATCTGCCAAAGGAGCATTAATCAAAATAGAAGTCAAATACTGGCTTGAAATGGCTTCTACCGATGCTTTTCCACCGTTAATTCTCCCTTGAACGACTACGGGTGGAAGATTGTTGTTTCTTGTAGATATTACATTTGCTCCCAATTCATTTAAGGCTTTTATTAATGGTCCTAAAGGTCTTCTTCGAATTTGATGGTCACCTGTTAAAACAATAGTTCCTTCTCTAATAAGAGCAGCACTTCCTAATGCGATACACATGGTCGTGCCGGAATTACCTACATCAATTACATCATCGGGGATTTTCCAATCTCCTCCAAGCCCTTCCACAATCCAGTTGTCTTTATCTTCATCAAAAGAAATATTAACTCCTAAACAACGATAGGCTTTCACAGCCGATAATGTATCCGATGAAAATAGGGGAGATTGTATTATGCTTTTCCCTTTAGCAAGGGAAGCAATTGCTACCGCTCTAATTGTGTGCGATTTTGAACCTGGTATTTTTACAGAGCCTTTTAAATTACTACCTTCGACAACTAATTTCATAATTATCCCCTTATGGTTGTTGATGAATTTATATTATAGAACAATTATATTTTTCTTATCATTTCTTGTTTTAAGATTAAGATAAAAAGTTTTTTTATATCCATTTTTTATATAATTTTAATCATATAATTCTAAATAGATTAAATAAACAAAAAGGACTTTATCATGAGAAAATACACTCGCAGAAGTTTTTTAGGTAATACTTTAACTGCTGGGGTTGCTTTTAATCTTTTTTTAAATAGGAACAGTATGACACAGGAACAAGTGGAAAAACCTAATTTTATTATTATACTTGCAGACGACTTGGGTTATGGGGATGTCGGATGTTATGGACAAGAAAATATACTTACACCGAATATAGACCGTTTGGCAAGGGAAGGGATGATTTTCACAGATGGATATGCGGGAAGTACTGTATGCGCACCATCCCGATGTTGTTTAATGACCGGGCTTCACACGGGACATGCAAGAATAAGAGGAAATGGAACCGTTTCTCTTGCTCCTGAAGATGTGACAATGGCAGAGGTTTTAAAATCTCAGGGTTATGTCACTGGTTTAGTGGGAAAGTGGGGATTAGGTGAAGCAGAAACCTCTGGAATTCCGACATTACAGGGTTTCGATGAATTTTATGGTTATTTAAATCAAGTACACGCACATAATTATTATCCCGATTTCTTATGGAGAGGAACTAAGAAAGAAAAAATCGAAGGGAATATAATATCGGAGGTTCCGGGAGTTTGTAGCACCTGTACACAGTATAGTCACGATTTACTTACAAAGGAGGCTATTGATTTTATTCAAAGGAACAAAAGTAAAAACTTTTTTCTTTATTTATCATTAACTATTCCACATGCAAATAATGAATTGGGGAATGCTAAAGGAAATGGTATGGAGGTCCCGAATGATGAACCTTATTCAGATAGACCGTGGCCACAAATTCAGAAAAATCATGCCGCTATGATTACACGGTTAGATGATACCGTCGGTAGGGTTTTAGATTTATTAAATGAATTGGGATTGGATGAAAAAACAGTAATATTGTTTTCAAGTGATAATGGTCCTCATAAAGAAGGAGGGGCAGACCCTGAATTCTTTAAGAGTTCGGGACCTTTTAAGGGATATAAAAGGGCTCTTTATGAAGGTGGAATTCGTGTGTCTTTTATTGTAAGGTGGAAAGGTAAGGTTGCATCGGGAGCTAAATGCGATGTGCCATGTGCCTTTTGGGATGTTTTACCTACTTTTGCGGAATTATCAGGTGCAAAAGTACCTCAAGGAATAGATGGGGTTTCTATGGTTCCTTTGATTTTTGGTAATGAAACTTCTTCATTTAAAAACAGACCTTTGTATTGGGAATTTTATGAACAAGGATTTAAACAGGCTTTAAGAATTGAAAATTGGAAATTGGTAAATATTTATGGAAACGCTCCTGAATTATATGATTTGAGTAATGATAAAGGAGAAAATAACAACCTGGCTTCATCTTATCCTGATAAATGTAATGAATTATTGAGTTTATTAAAAGGACTACGCATTCCTTCACAGGATTGGAAATCGCCTATGGATTAGTCATTTCGTAACGACAATTCACTTTCTATTTTTATTTTCTGTTGTATCTTTTTGAAATTATGCATTAAGAAATCGGAAGGGGATTTTGAACAAATAAAATCTATACGAACCGTTCTGGAATCGATGTGGTCCCATGTATGAGCATCTACGCAGGCTAATAAAGTAAGCCCGGCTTCTTTAATTGCATCCAGATATATTTGCAGAGGGTATATTTTTTGTCTTACCACAGACCAGCCTTTTCCCTGTATCAATATACTTAATGTGGCTGTTTTGGTTGAAGGATTGTACGCTGATTCCCAGACTGTTCTGAAGTCTTTGTAATTTTCTTTCCATTGGCTATTGTTATAGTATTGTTTCACCATTTGTTCCGTAACACAGTCAAAATAGATAATCCCATTTTCTTTTAGCGATAGTGACATAGAGTAAACCGAACGATATATATCTTCTTCATCTAAAAGAAAGTTTATAGAATCAAAAAGACATGTTATTATATGAAATGAATTTTTAAAAGGTAGGGAACACATATTGCCTGTTAAAACACAGATATCATGATTTAATTGTTTTGCTGTGTAAAGCATAGAAGGGGAGATATCCACTCCTATGGAATTCCAGCCATGTTTTGTTAATTTTTGTATCAGTGTTCCTGTTCCGCATGCCACATCAAGATGATTTATTATGTTTTCTTCTTTGTCCTGTATTATTTTTTGTAAATCCAGAAGTCGGCTTTCCCATCGGTCGTAACGGACACGGGTCATAATACGGTCGTAATATGGTGCTAATATATGGAAGGTATCATTCTGCATTTACAAGCAAATCCCTTTTATTTTTTAGCCAATTTATGAATTCTAAAGAATAAGGGGATGGCTCTCTTTTTTTTAAACTTAATTTGTATCTTTCATTTGCAGAATAAAAGAGAGCATCAAAAAAACCATAATGCATTAAAATTTCACGGCTTTTTTCTGCTTGTGAATATTTTCTGAGTGGTTCGCTAAAATCAGAAAGATAGAGTATTTGTCCTACAAGTCCTAAATTGGCTTTTCCTGTAGTATGCCAATAAATAGATTCATAGATGTCCATATCGGAAATGTTTAATTCTTTGGCAATTAGATTGGCAGCCAAAGGTCCGTGTAATAAAACGGGATATTTTCTTTCATATTCGTTGATTTCTATATTAAATTCTTTCGCTTTATTTATAATATCGTCTGTTTTCCATTCTCTACATAGGTCATGTAATATGCCTGAAAGTATAACTTTATGTTCATTTACTTTCATCTCTTTTGTTCGAACCATATATAGAGCATAAGTTGAAGTAGAAATACAATGGGCAATTTTTTCTTTACTTAAATAAGTATTTAAATAATCCAAATAATAAGAATAATTAATTTCAATTTCGTTTCTTATTTTTGTAAATTCCGTGTTCATAAATATATCTTTCAACTGCGGGAGGAACAAAATCTTTAATATCTTTACCTTGTTGGATTAATAATCGTATTTGGTGAGACGCTATATTTTTAGGTTCAAATGGTAACCAAATCGTTTTTGATAATATTTTTGGAGATATTTTTTTCATAGAAGAATTTGGGCGATTAGCAACAAGAAAAGAATGTACTTTTTCAATAAGTTTATCCGCATGATACCAATTGGGAATATCTACCAGAGTATCCAGTCCTGCAATTAAACATATTCTTGCATTCGGATAAATGTTTGAAATATGTTCCACAGTATTTATAGTAAATGATGGATTTTTACTATCTATTTCAAATCTGGAAACAGTAAACTTGGGTTCATTTTTGGTAGCAAGGGAAAGCATGTTAAATCGGTCTTCAGCAGAAGCAAAGACCTGTCCTTTTTTGTGAGGAGGTATTCCTGCAGGGACAAAAATAATAGTAGATAAATTAGCATGTTTTAATGCAGAATACGCTAATTCAATGTGAACATTGTGAACGGGGTCGAAAGTACCACCGTATAGACCTATTTCCATAGCACTAACCACGGATTTGACCATTTCCTCGAATAACAAATTTGAATGTGGTCAATCCTTCAAGAGCCATAGGACCATGCCAGTGTAGTTTGTTTGTACTAATTCCAATTTCTGCACCCATTCCAAACTCAAAACCATCGGTAAATCTTGTAGAAGCATTCACATAGACTGTAGCACTGTCTACTTCTTCTAAAAATTTTTCGCTCATAAGATAATCATTAGTAACAATTGCATCGGAATGATGGGAACCGTAGTGATTTATATGGTAAATGGCTTCATCTATAGATGATACGATTTTGATTGATAGAATCTTATCTAAATATTCTGTATACCAATCTTCTTCGGTTGCCGGTTTACATTCAATTATCATTTGTGTTCTTGGACAACCTCTTAATTCACATCCACCTTTAACTAATTCTTTAGCAATTGGGGGAAGAAGAATAGGGGCACATCCTTCGTGGACAAGTAAAGTTTCCATTGCATTGCAAACGCCTGGTCTTTGTAATTTTGCATTTATAACAATTTTTAATGACATATCTAAATCGGCATCAGCGTGTAAGTATGTATGACAAACGCCATCTAAATGTGCAATAACAGGAATTCGTGATTCATCGTATATTCTTGCAATCAAACTTTTTCCACCTCGGGGGATAATCACATCAATATATTGGTCTAATTTAAGCAGTTCTCCAACAGCGGAACGGTCGGTAGTAGAAATCATTTGAACAGCATTTTCGGGAATACCGCATTGTGTTGCCGTGTCATTAAAAATTTTTGCTAGTGCCAGGTTAGAGTGGATTGCTTCGGAACCACCTCGTAGTATGCATGTATTAGCCGATTTTAAGCATAAAGAAGCGGCGTCAATAGTAACATTAGGACGACTTTCATAAATAATACCTA
This sequence is a window from Candidatus Hydrogenedens sp.. Protein-coding genes within it:
- the aroC gene encoding chorismate synthase; amino-acid sequence: MHTRSANTFGEIIRITTFGESHGPAIGAIMDGVRPGIEISEEDIQKELDRRKPGQSSITTRRKESDKVHILSGIFEGKTTGAPIGLIIYNEDQKSHHYDELKNVFRPGHADFTFYVKYGIRDHRGGGRSSGRETACRVACGAIAKKILERKGIKIIAHSVEIAGKSCLLEGSYENIENNPVRCKDPEAAKIMEEEILKARKDGDSVGGIIQLEIHGIPPGLGDPVFAKLDARLAGALMSIGAVKGIEFGDGFELARLKGSQSNDPMENGTFLSNHAGGILGGISTGQPIIARLVVKPTSSIAKTQKTIDIHSQNCELKVHGRHDPCIVPRAIPVIESMTALTILDIWEVQIRLNPDWAEKWGTPL
- a CDS encoding arylsulfatase, which gives rise to MRKYTRRSFLGNTLTAGVAFNLFLNRNSMTQEQVEKPNFIIILADDLGYGDVGCYGQENILTPNIDRLAREGMIFTDGYAGSTVCAPSRCCLMTGLHTGHARIRGNGTVSLAPEDVTMAEVLKSQGYVTGLVGKWGLGEAETSGIPTLQGFDEFYGYLNQVHAHNYYPDFLWRGTKKEKIEGNIISEVPGVCSTCTQYSHDLLTKEAIDFIQRNKSKNFFLYLSLTIPHANNELGNAKGNGMEVPNDEPYSDRPWPQIQKNHAAMITRLDDTVGRVLDLLNELGLDEKTVILFSSDNGPHKEGGADPEFFKSSGPFKGYKRALYEGGIRVSFIVRWKGKVASGAKCDVPCAFWDVLPTFAELSGAKVPQGIDGVSMVPLIFGNETSSFKNRPLYWEFYEQGFKQALRIENWKLVNIYGNAPELYDLSNDKGENNNLASSYPDKCNELLSLLKGLRIPSQDWKSPMD
- a CDS encoding class I SAM-dependent methyltransferase; the protein is MQNDTFHILAPYYDRIMTRVRYDRWESRLLDLQKIIQDKEENIINHLDVACGTGTLIQKLTKHGWNSIGVDISPSMLYTAKQLNHDICVLTGNMCSLPFKNSFHIITCLFDSINFLLDEEDIYRSVYSMSLSLKENGIIYFDCVTEQMVKQYYNNSQWKENYKDFRTVWESAYNPSTKTATLSILIQGKGWSVVRQKIYPLQIYLDAIKEAGLTLLACVDAHTWDHIDSRTVRIDFICSKSPSDFLMHNFKKIQQKIKIESELSLRND
- the nadD gene encoding nicotinate (nicotinamide) nucleotide adenylyltransferase; this encodes MVKSVVSAMEIGLYGGTFDPVHNVHIELAYSALKHANLSTIIFVPAGIPPHKKGQVFASAEDRFNMLSLATKNEPKFTVSRFEIDSKNPSFTINTVEHISNIYPNARICLIAGLDTLVDIPNWYHADKLIEKVHSFLVANRPNSSMKKISPKILSKTIWLPFEPKNIASHQIRLLIQQGKDIKDFVPPAVERYIYEHGIYKNKKRN
- a CDS encoding glutamate-5-semialdehyde dehydrogenase produces the protein MNIKDEITQIAQKSKEAFYKLQKVPKNIKNESLLKIAEQLEAHTNWIIKENKKDLKNAEEMGQTKAFLDRLELSPKRIQSMAESVRVVAALPDPVGNIENQYIHPNGLKIAKIRQPIGVVGIIYESRPNVTIDAASLCLKSANTCILRGGSEAIHSNLALAKIFNDTATQCGIPENAVQMISTTDRSAVGELLKLDQYIDVIIPRGGKSLIARIYDESRIPVIAHLDGVCHTYLHADADLDMSLKIVINAKLQRPGVCNAMETLLVHEGCAPILLPPIAKELVKGGCELRGCPRTQMIIECKPATEEDWYTEYLDKILSIKIVSSIDEAIYHINHYGSHHSDAIVTNDYLMSEKFLEEVDSATVYVNASTRFTDGFEFGMGAEIGISTNKLHWHGPMALEGLTTFKFVIRGNGQIRG